Proteins encoded by one window of Martelella endophytica:
- a CDS encoding M16 family metallopeptidase — translation MTVEYTRLPSGLTVVTQNMPHIESVAIGTWIKSGSRNELRNEHGIAHLLEHMAFKGTGRRTARQIAEEIENVGGEVNAATSTETTSYYARVLKDHLPLAVDILADILTNSSFDEEELAREKNVIMQEIGAANDIPDDVVFDNFAGAAYRDQMIGRPILGTPDTVMAFTPDDIRRYLARNYTTDRIFIVATGAVRHDEFVRMVEDRFAALPLKPETPPMMEAAAYTGGEVRETRQLSDAQVILGFEGPAYHAQDFYCSQILANVLGGGMSSRLFQEVREVRGLCYSVYSFHWGFSDSGVFAVHAATGGEQLPELIPVIIDELHRAADTVDVTEIDRARAQIRAQLLMGQESAAARAGQIARQVMLWGRPIPNEEMMMRIENITPKRLTDLAGRTFFDAMPTLSAIGPLEQLSPLDAIIEELSLNVHKAVKAGS, via the coding sequence ATGACCGTAGAGTACACCCGGCTTCCTTCCGGGCTGACAGTCGTTACCCAGAACATGCCGCATATCGAAAGCGTGGCCATTGGCACGTGGATCAAGTCCGGTTCGCGCAACGAACTCAGGAATGAACACGGTATTGCCCATCTTCTGGAGCACATGGCGTTCAAGGGTACCGGCCGCCGCACGGCGCGCCAGATCGCGGAGGAGATCGAGAACGTCGGCGGCGAGGTCAATGCCGCGACGTCCACCGAGACGACGTCCTATTATGCCCGCGTGCTGAAGGACCATCTGCCGCTTGCCGTCGACATTCTCGCCGACATCCTCACAAATTCGAGTTTCGACGAGGAGGAACTGGCCCGCGAGAAGAACGTCATCATGCAGGAGATCGGCGCGGCGAATGACATTCCCGACGATGTCGTGTTCGACAATTTCGCCGGCGCCGCCTATCGCGACCAGATGATCGGCCGCCCCATCCTCGGCACGCCCGATACGGTGATGGCCTTCACGCCCGATGACATCCGCCGCTATCTCGCCCGCAACTACACGACAGACCGCATCTTCATCGTCGCCACCGGTGCGGTGCGCCACGACGAGTTCGTGCGCATGGTCGAGGACCGGTTTGCCGCCCTGCCCCTGAAACCGGAAACACCGCCGATGATGGAGGCCGCCGCTTATACCGGCGGTGAGGTGCGCGAGACCCGGCAGCTTTCGGACGCGCAGGTCATCCTCGGCTTCGAGGGCCCGGCCTATCACGCGCAGGATTTCTACTGCTCGCAGATTCTCGCCAATGTACTCGGCGGCGGCATGTCGTCACGCCTGTTCCAGGAGGTCCGCGAAGTGCGCGGCCTCTGCTACTCGGTCTATTCCTTCCATTGGGGCTTTTCCGACTCCGGCGTCTTCGCAGTGCACGCGGCAACTGGCGGCGAGCAGCTTCCCGAACTCATTCCCGTCATCATCGACGAGCTGCACCGCGCTGCCGACACCGTCGACGTGACCGAGATCGATCGCGCCCGCGCGCAGATCCGCGCCCAGCTTCTGATGGGGCAAGAAAGCGCTGCGGCGAGAGCCGGCCAGATCGCCCGGCAGGTGATGCTCTGGGGCCGGCCGATCCCGAACGAGGAAATGATGATGCGCATCGAGAACATCACGCCCAAGCGGCTCACCGATCTTGCCGGGCGCACTTTCTTCGATGCCATGCCGACCCTTTCGGCGATCGGTCCGCTCGAGCAGCTTTCGCCGCTTGACGCCATTATCGAAGAGCTTTCGCTCAATGTCCACAAAGCCGTGAAAGCGGGCTCCTGA
- a CDS encoding GNAT family N-acetyltransferase: MLRIRSRAFLQPWEPLWSVDDMTERAFRRRVRRVNLDYDAGTSIQLFIFLRQSDTLVGGITIGLIRRGVAQMCMLGYWMGEEYAGKGHMFAALQLVIPFIFDELRLHRIEAACIPTNERSASLLQKAGFSREGLLRRYLRINGVWQDHHLYALLNDENDAKRT, encoded by the coding sequence ATGCTGCGAATCAGGAGCCGCGCCTTCCTGCAGCCGTGGGAGCCGCTCTGGAGCGTCGATGACATGACGGAGCGCGCCTTCCGCCGCAGGGTCCGGCGCGTCAATCTGGACTACGATGCTGGCACGAGCATCCAGCTTTTCATCTTCTTGAGGCAGAGCGACACGCTGGTCGGCGGCATCACCATCGGTCTCATCCGCCGCGGTGTCGCCCAGATGTGCATGCTCGGTTACTGGATGGGCGAGGAATATGCCGGCAAGGGCCATATGTTTGCCGCACTTCAACTGGTTATTCCGTTTATCTTCGATGAACTGAGGTTGCACCGCATTGAGGCGGCCTGTATCCCAACCAACGAACGCAGCGCTTCGCTGTTGCAAAAGGCCGGGTTCAGCAGGGAGGGGCTGTTGCGCCGGTACCTTCGCATCAACGGTGTGTGGCAGGATCACCATCTCTACGCCCTGCTGAACGATGAAAATGACGCCAAAAGGACCTGA